In Clostridium sp., one DNA window encodes the following:
- a CDS encoding homocitrate synthase/isopropylmalate synthase family protein, with product MSIIIKNSEKVIIDRTLPEVVKKLKEVDGGISIKFLTMLKDLGVNMIEVDRDVLNKIRDIPKNLDYIYRIEDASDIYFMDKYKIDIKYAAIDYKKSLTLNENALNILKDKKIMLEVDIKILDEFYEREDPSILDKLNLECLRIKHVVKYNICGWKRLINNIKEKFHVKVDMCADSIYCMATAISIEACMDGADSVTAAFNGQIYGLASLEEVIVGLKVIKNGKVSGNLKLIGEIAEIYTELTHEKVYRMKAVIGEDIFKYESGIHVDGIEKNPVTYEPYNPYDIGEKRTMYIGKHSGRKAIIIRLNELNIDCGDIDMDAFLKKVRELSIKLKRNIFDDELIQIYNDFKNTCLR from the coding sequence ATGTCCATTATTATTAAAAATAGTGAAAAAGTTATTATAGATAGGACTTTACCTGAGGTTGTAAAGAAATTAAAAGAAGTTGATGGCGGTATTTCAATAAAATTTCTGACAATGCTTAAAGATCTAGGAGTAAATATGATAGAGGTTGACAGGGATGTTTTAAATAAAATAAGAGATATTCCGAAAAACTTGGACTATATATACAGAATTGAGGATGCTTCAGACATATATTTTATGGATAAATATAAAATTGATATTAAATATGCAGCTATAGATTATAAAAAAAGTCTGACCTTAAATGAAAATGCCCTGAATATCTTAAAGGATAAAAAAATAATGCTTGAAGTGGATATTAAAATTTTAGACGAATTTTATGAAAGAGAAGATCCTTCAATTTTAGATAAACTTAACTTGGAATGTTTAAGAATAAAACATGTAGTAAAATATAATATTTGCGGTTGGAAAAGATTAATAAATAATATAAAAGAAAAATTTCATGTGAAGGTGGATATGTGTGCAGACAGCATATATTGCATGGCTACAGCCATAAGTATTGAGGCTTGTATGGACGGAGCGGATTCTGTAACTGCAGCTTTCAATGGACAGATCTACGGACTTGCATCTTTAGAGGAAGTTATTGTGGGGCTTAAAGTTATAAAGAACGGGAAAGTATCCGGAAACCTAAAATTGATAGGTGAAATAGCAGAAATCTATACTGAATTGACCCATGAAAAAGTATATCGCATGAAAGCAGTAATAGGAGAGGACATTTTTAAATATGAGTCTGGTATTCATGTAGATGGAATCGAAAAAAATCCAGTTACGTATGAACCCTACAATCCTTATGATATTGGAGAAAAGAGGACTATGTATATAGGCAAGCACTCCGGGAGAAAAGCTATAATAATCAGATTAAATGAATTAAATATAGATTGTGGAGATATAGATATGGATGCTTTTTTGAAGAAGGTAAGAGAATTGAGCATAAAACTGAAGAGAAATATTTTTGACGACGAATTAATCCAAATCTATAATGATTTTAAAAATACATGTTTGAGATGA